A stretch of DNA from Prinia subflava isolate CZ2003 ecotype Zambia chromosome 9, Cam_Psub_1.2, whole genome shotgun sequence:
cgggcccgtGGCGCCGCGGGAAAATGCGCGCCTGCCCCGCCCCCAGGGGGCGCTTCCCGCCAGtcccgcccgcgccgcccctcCCACCGCCCGCAGCGGGGCTCGGCCAACCCTGCTTGTCCCCGCCCGCCGCAACCATGGCGGCGAAGCCCGAGGGTCTGCCCGCCCTCAAGATGGCCGCCCGCGCTCCCGAGGCCGGGCGCCCCCTCAGGCCGGTGCCGCCTCTCGGCGCGCGATCGGCGGCGAAAGGGTGCGCTCCCGGCGTGCCGCGCGCGGGACGGGCGGCGCGAGGGTTGCCGGGAGCTGTAGTGCGGGGCGGGCAGCGGTCACGTGGCGCGCTCGGCAGTGGCCGCGCTGGGAGCAGAGGCGCCAAGatggcggcgcggcggggcggagCGGTGCCCGCTGCAAACGGGGCTGGGGCCGGTGCCACTGCTGCCGCGGCCGCTCCGCGGGGCCTGGCGAGCGGCGGAGCCCTGCACGAGCCGCTTTTCCGCTCCGGCAGCCCCCTGCAGGTAaggggcggcggggcgcggcgggccGCGCCGTGACACGTGGAGGCCGGGCGGCTCCCGCGGCGGCAGCACCACGTGTGCCGGGAGCGGGCCCGCCGCACCGGCGGCTGACGGGGGGCGCAGCGCGGGCCGGCGGCGCCTGCGCTGGTCCTGGAGTGGGGCGCTCTTTCTATGAGTGGGGGAATGTGGTGGCCGGAGCTCTCCCGCCGGGGTGCGGTTCCCGCGCGGGGAGATTATGGGGCTGGGGGGGCCGCACCACAGCCACGGGACCCGGCGGGACGGGTGGCTCGGTGTCCCCTGCGGGAGGTGACACTTCGGCCTTGGGTAATGGGGGATAGGGGGATGCCGTTCGCGGTGTTCCCCTGCGGTCCCTCCGTCCCGGCGCCGCTCTCTGCCACCTGCGGCCGCGGGAAGCTGGGGCTGGCGCGGTTTGGGACACCGGCACCGGCCGGTATCGgtggcaggagctctgctcgCAGAACGTGACCAGGGCCGGGAGGGAGGTTCCCGGAGCCGTAAAGAGAGCTTATCCACGGGAAGCGGGGCTTTATCCCGTAGCAAGAGGCTCCCACTCCGGGGCAGGTGTGGGGCGCGGCACTGCTGTTGTCACCGGCCCCGTGAGGCCCCTGCCGGGGCTGGACCGGGTGTGAGTGCGCTGCTGTCTGGAGTGGGAGCGTGGGGATGCAGCACCCCAGGAGGGGATGTGGGGGCACCTGCGTTGTGCGTTTGTcgggatttttggggggaagCCCTAGGCTTCTGCCCCCACCACAGTCCTGCGTGGCCGAGGGGCTGCCCCCCCATGCCGACCCCGGGCTGGGGGATGCCAACCTCGTCTCGCTCCTCCCCGACGCGAGCAGAGTGGGCTGCACATGGGGGAAGAGGGATGTGTTCCCGCCTGATGTTTTCCGAAGGCAGCAGAGGAATCCACGGAGCATCCTCTGGCTGTGTCGCGCTGGCCGGGTGGAGCCCCCCGGCTTGCCGGGCTCACCCCACGCCCTTGCCGGTAGCACTGACGCTGTAAGAGCCGCCTTGGCAGCCAGGCGGGGACCATGGCCGCTCTGTGCTTGGGGCGTAGCCGCAGCACGCCGGGCACACGTGTCACCACAGGCCTGCGGGGGCCTCCGTTGTCCCTTCCGGGGACCAGAGCAACAAGCGCAGTGTACCCTGCACCGGGTGGGTGCCGGAAGATCTGGTGGCCACGCTTAGACTGTGTCCATTGCAAGCAGTGAGCTCCAGTCCCAGTAACCCGCCCAAAGCCCACTGTAGGGCGGTGGGCATCCTCCCTTCTCCCCGGCAATGCTGGTTGCCTGGGCACAGCGTGGCAGAGCCGAAACCTGTCCTTGAACATTTCCGTGACCCTCTTCCCTGCAGCGCTGCTGTAAAGCAAACACAGGGAGCTGTGAAGGAGGCATGGGGGGATCCCCCCTTCCCTCCGGGCTAGGAGTGACAGGGGTctctggcagggaggagagcgGGCAGGGacgctggagcaggctgggctggtTCGTACCCCCGCCCCGACGCGCAAGCGATGCTCAGGCGATGAGGGTTGCAGGAGGTGCCCGTCCCCAGGTGGATCAAAGGGAGTCCTGGGGGAACACAGCCCAGGCCGGTGACTCACGGCTGTGCGACTCCTTGTTACAAGGCGCTGAGTCAAGGGAGTCGACGAAGGCATGGGAGATTGCCcgccctccctgcctccctcctgcccgGCCTGTGGGCAGGAGCCACAGGAAAAGGCCATTTGAGTGGGAGGGTTTTACTTCCCTCCCTCCTAATGTCCAGCGCCGATCACAGCTGGAAACCTCTTATTACATGCTTTCTTTGGGGAGAGCCAGCCCTGTGGGCAgatgggcagggctgtgcagccccggGGTGTCCTCCAGATCCCTTTGCCATTTACAAGCAGGGGTCAGGTGACCCTCGCGTCCCTGGGCTTCTGATGCTCCATCCTGCTGGCTCCTTTGGTGGCACGGGTGGCTCTGCATGCCGGTCACTGCTGACTCAGGGTTGCACGCCGGGGCTGGGTGTGTGAGCCTGGATGTCCTCCCAGTATCTGCGTGAGGATTGGCTGGGAATGGCAGCCAGGCTGCGCCTAAAGGGCTGCCAGCAGGCTCTGCGCTGCGCTCTGACCAGCAGCCAGCACCGGCGAGGGAGGGGACTGGAGATGCTGAGCAGGAAAACTGCTCTGAAACAGCTCTGTAGCCTGATCTGCGTGGTGGAGTGGTGTCCTGGTGTCACTGGTGGGCTCCACTTCCAGGCAGAAGGCCCTTGGGAGAGCTGGTTTGGGCTGGTAAGCTGCCTGCTGAGCCCCAAACCACTGCAGACTCCTGGTCTTTAGGGCTGTCATGTCCCAGACtgggggaatttgggatgggTAGCTTCAGGGCATTACTGTGGGTGTCCTGGCTTTGATTCCCAGACCGGTCTTGGGGTGTCTGTGTTCTATGGCTGCACAGGGCTCCTGGGTGTGCTGTGGGCAGCAATCCCTGCTTTGTCTTTCAGAGCAAGTCTCTGAAGAATCTCAGGGACCAGGGGTTTGGGTGTGTAGCTTTGGTGCTGTCATATTCTAGAAACACCTATTTTGTGAAATGCCTGCTGTTTCTTTGGTGCAGTTCTTGCTACAAGAGGATTTCAAAGTATCAGCAGGTTCTCTCTAGGGACAAGGTACATTTTGTTCTGCATTGGCACAAGCTTATGCAAGCTGTGGTACCTACATGAAGCACAGGTGAACTGCATCAGATGTGCATCCTCCAAGGTTCAGCCGTATTCTTaaagtgctggtgctgctccaaGGGCAGAAAGATGGGTTGAAGCCTGCTCCCAGCTATCTTTGGGAGGGAGGTGTACTCTCCCAAGGCTCTGTCCTTGGTGCCCTTATCTTTCTAGCCTCCATTATCTCTCTGCCTAAGCTCATCTACAAACAGGAGTTTGCATCCTGTCTCCTGCCAGTGACACGCCTGTGCTGCTACTGTGTTCTGTATGTCCCATGGCTCTACTCAAGTGGGGGCTGCAGGCCCTGCCCTTGCCCAGCATCTGGCTTTTCCTCGCCATCCTGCAGCATGGCCTTGGAGTGCAGTGCAAACACTTTTTTTGATGTTTCTCAGAATTACCCAAGCATACCTGGAGATGGCTGGGGCCTGGAAAGGATGGTGGGAATCTTAAGGAGGAAGAGTAACAAAGCTGGTTTGGTCCTGGATTGCAAACACAGACCATGTCCTCTTGTAGCCTGCAGCAGAGGTATTGGGGTAGGActccagcagtggcagctggctGCACCCCTCGTGCTGACTCCTGCACTTTTGTTATGAATTTCATAATGGTTTTGGGCTTATCTGAAGCGCCAGCAGCCGGAATTGGAGGAGCATGTGACATTCCATGAGGCGGCGGGAGCTagcctgtcccctccctgtcctgcacAACCAGTGTATGGTGTTGGGTAGAGCCTGGTGTTTTATCCATTCATCTTTCCCAGTCATGCAGCTGCGAAGTGATTCAGGCAGAAATTTTCGGTGTGGCGGCATTCTGGGTAATTGGAAGGGTCTTGGGCTGAAAGCAGCACAGGACTTTGTGCAGTGGACTCTCCTGAAAGCTAGGGGGAAGGTGCCCTGTGCCGCCTTCTAACCTGCAGCTGTGTCCCACCTGCTTCCCCTGTGTGTTCTGGATGCTGGGGTGCCCAGCCACTGTTTGCAGCACAGTGTGCACACAGGAGCCCATGTGTGCTGAGGGAAATCAGTGCTGGTAGTGGGGCTGTGCAAAGTGTTTACCTGGCTCCTCAACAGTGCTTTTCCCTCAAGGAGGAGGACCTGAACTTAACATCATTGGATGCAGAAACCATCTTAGAAGCTGAAGAGATCCTGGGGACAATGCAGAACTATCTCGACTCCTCTGTGATCTCCATCATTGAGGATCTTTCTCTGAGCGAGGTGGGAGCTCACACACAGATGTGGGAtgtggcagctgggctggcctTGGCTGTGGCGTGGGTGGGGGTGGTGGCAGTGTCCTCCATGTACAGGGCTGTAGGGCTATATCCCGTCACCCTCTGAGACCATCCATACCCTTGCAGCAGAGCAAGGCCTGCCTGGATGCACAGAatgagctgtccctgctgactGCCATCACAGAGATCCTGGACAGCACGGATGATGAGACCCTGTCTCCCTTTGACACCATCAtggatgcagagctgctgacCTCACCTCGTGAGCGGGAGAATCCCTCAGTAAGTTGGGGGGGCAGATGCGGCCTGACCCCAGAGCCCATGGGAAGATGCTCAGGCAGGTGCTCAGGAAGATGCTCTGCTAGGTCCTAGTATGAGAGTGCCCTGAAGTAGTAGGACCCTGGTCCCCAGAACCATATATATACACTCTCATGATGGTTCCAACTTGATAGAAGTGCTCTGGAGGGCCATTCCTTCACCTTGGATCTTTATATAGAGCCAGAGATGTGCCAGAGGCTTTGGGGAGCAGCACATCCCCAATGGGAGCTGCATGCAGTGTGAGTGAAACAGGGCTGGTTGCTCTTGGGCTTTGTGGTGAAGTGTGTGGgcactgtggggctggggataGCCTATCCCCTCCAGCAGCATAGACCTGCCACTGTCTCATGTTCTGTCCGTCTTTCCAGTTTCAGAAGTTTCTCAGCTTATCCCGCCCATTGCTGGAGCGCGAGAGCCCTACCCTGGAACAGCCTAAGGCTCTCAGgcctctcagcagcagcagtgtctctgTGGTTGGGAAGGTGAGCAGCTGAGCGGGGGAAGCTGAAGCAGCAGTGTTGGGGTGGTGCTGGGATaaatgtccctgctgcagcccccagtcTCGGCCTTCCTTCCTGGCACAGGCATCCTTTCCCAGAAGTGATGCTTTTGCAAGGCACCagtggcagtgggagcagggtcTGCCTCAGGTGGTGGGCGCCAGGGACTGAGATGCTCCCATAGGAGTGTCGGATTTCCAGCTCTGTTGTGTTTTACTGGGCAGGTCAAATGTGTCCCAGGTTTTTGTCTGCCATGGGGCTTTGCTGTAGAGTTGCAGCAGACCCAGTTGGCTGATCTAGGGGAGTGCTGCTAAAAGCCCAGGAACTGATGTTTGCTGTGGTCCCCTTCCCAGACTGACACAGACGTGGCCTGGGACCGTGCTGCTCATGGTCTGGAGGACCCAATGCTGCCAAAGAAGCAAGTCTGCAGCACCCCTAGGGCGGAGCGGAAGGTGGGCCGGCACCGAGCCCGAGAGCAGCCCCTGCCGCAGCGCAGTGAtggggaggaagaagaggaggacaCTGCCTTGAGTGTGGAACTAGACAGCAGCATGGAAGCTGTGGATTTCTGTGTGAGTGaggctggggcagtgctggaggagcatGAAGACCCTTGCATCATCAACACAGGTGATGTATCCCTGAGCGAGCTGGTGAAGTCTATGCACCCCTACTGCCTGCCCACCTTCACTGTGTGCCTGGACCCTGACGCTGAGCCTGTGGCCAAGGAACTTCTGAGCAGTCCTGTCTTGCTGGAAATTGTgcctggagagggagagagtgTGGAGATCCCTGTggtcctgcagcccttggctcccagctcccctgacctggagccccagctcctgggagtAGAGGAGAGTACCAGGGAGTCAATCCCAGAAGATCAaggggagctgccaggagctccaACCCAGGAAAATGGGgtggaaggggaggaaaaggaaaaactgccTCAGAAGGAGCCTTCATGCACTATCCCAGAGGCCACCTCCCCACTGGAGACAGTGACACCTGGAGCCTTAGGTCCcaaaagcagctcctggcacagcacagaggccCCAGCAGGTGGAAAACGTGAAAGCTCTGAGAAGGGACGGGGCCGTGAGAGAGCAAGGAAGAGTcggaaaaagaaagcagaggagGACCAAAGGAAACAGGCCAGGCCTGGAAGGGACTGTGTAGCCCACCGGCTCCGTTCCGCTGGCTCTGGACAGCCCCATGTGCAGGCAGCTGGCGGCCGGCAGCGGGCAGAGTGTCCCTCTGTTCAGGTCTCAGActtcctggcacagcagctggaacGAGCTCGGAAAGAGGGGCAGATGGAGCTGCATGCTGAGCGGGCACCACGGCCCCGGGGCAGGcctcagagcacagcagggacctTCCTGCCCAAGAAAGTAAAGCAGGAGGTGCAGAAGGAGTCAACACCAGAAACCATGAATGTGGCCTTGGAGAAGAACAAGACTCTGGTGCCCCTGGAGAAGACTGCACCAAGCATGGaggggcagccagcagctgcctgtcccagcctgaCAGACCAGACTGAGGGCCAGGGAGATGCGCAGCCATCTGCTGAACAGAGCAGTGGGGTCTTGGAGGCTGCCTCTCAGCTCCCAGAGCAAGGTGTTGGGCTGGAGCCTGCCCAGAGCCTGCCAGCGGCAGAGCCGAGTGAGGGCCTGCCTAAGGAAGCCAAACCCAAGGCCCTGAGCCTACATGAATACCGCATTCGCATGCTGCACCGTCAGCCCAGTACGGGCGGCAGCCAGGAAGGCAAGAAGCAAGTAGCCAACAAGTGGCCCAGTGTCCCTGAGCCTCCGACAGAGCTGGCGGAGATCCCCTGCCTGGTGTCACCCATGCGCTCCGCCACCGAGGCAGACGGTGCTCAGAAGGGACCAGACAAacccaccagccctgctgctgtccctcctcctgccagcaAAGCTCCCACTGCTCTGACTTCAACCCCAGCACCTGCCACAGTTCCACCACCCCCATCAACACCAATGCCTTTTGTCGCACCAAACGTGCCCCCAGCTGCTGGGGTGGCCCCCACTGGGATGCCGCCAGCCTCTGCCGGTGCTTATGCCCTTTACCCACCAGTGCCTTCCTGGCCTTGCTTCAGCCCGCAGCCCATGGGCTGCCATGGCTTGCCTCCAccacccagtgccagctcctccaGTACTTTTCATGTGGTGCCTGGCATCCCACCTCCAGCCATGGCCTGGCCCCCTCCACCTGTGCCACCGCCGCCTCCATTTGGCCCTGGTGGTCCCTATGCCCCAGTTGGGTGGGCACCACCATCCTACTGGCCAGGAATCCCCATGCCGCCTCCGGTGCCTTCCCTTGCGTACATGGACCCcggagcagcagtgcaggctgccACTGCcttcccagctggcagccaccctggcacagcccttcTGCATGGGCAGCCTCCTGCCACCCCTATGCTCAGCTGCCCAGAGCCAccacccttccctgcccagTCACCTGCTGCCCCAACCAGCGAGATGGGGACTGCAGGTGgcccagccaggccagcagctggcagggtgTCTGGTCCCAGGAGGCAGGCACGACTGGCAGGAGAGAGCTCTCTACCCAAGGCCCCTCTGGCTCCAGGCCCagtccagcccctgccagccccctcagctgccactgcccagcccagcagggtcTCTTCTGCATTGCCAGccccccaggctgtccccacccAGCCTCCAGAGGAGCCCCAAGCTGCAGCTGCCAACCAGCTCCCAAAGGAGCCCCCAAATGCCGTCTGCTGCCCAACAGAGGTGTCTCCTGCCCCTGTTGGAGAGTCCCCTGGCACCTATGTCGTGGAGAAGGCTGTAGGGCCAGGCAAGGAGGCAGTGGAGAAAGCCTTGTTGGAGCccaaggcagctgctgggcaggagtTGCCTGGCCAAAAATCCACTTCCCAGGCTGTAGCACCACCACCAAAAGCAGGTCGAGAGAGCAGCCTCCCCACCAAGGCACCCACTGTGCGGCCATGGAGGCATCAGCCactcctcagccctgcccagcccagcaacagcagcaagGACATTGTGCAAGCCTTCATCAGCGAAATCGGTGAGTGGGAGGGCTGCAGGATGCTGGGCTGAGTGTCAGCAGCCAGcaaggctgcagtgctgctggcaacCTGGGTAGCAGGACCGGTTCCTGGCACTTCTGGGGGCAAGGGTGGCAAAGCTATACCCACAGGCTTGCAGTCTCTTCCCAGTACTCTGCTAGGATGTTGCCTATGATGGATGGTCTGGGGTGACTGTCCTGAAACTACTCCCTTCTGggactgcagagctgggtgctccTGTCGTTGCTGTGGgagacacagagctgctgcaggctccgTTACTGCTTTACTCCGTTACTCCCCACCATCCAGGGAGGCTGATGCAGGGGGAGAATGGGGTCGGGGTGTGTCACTGTGGTGCTGAGAGAATTGTAGCTGATCTGACTTGCTGCGCTTTCTCCCTGGCCCAGGGATTGAAGCCACCGACCTGTCCAGCCTGCTGGAGCAGTTTGAGAAGTCTGAAGGTGCGGATCTGGCATTCCATCCCCGACAGGGCTCCTTCCATCCCATGCTGGCCTCCCTGGGCTGTCCACGTTCCCTGTGTCAGGGTGGTATTGGGAGAGCTGTgaggctgctgcctgtgggctgGTGTTAGCCTACTCAGGTGTTTTGTCCTGGGGCTGTCTccatctccttgtcctgtggaaaCACCTGGGGGTCCCTATGGCAACCAAAGGGGTGGTGAAGAGtctgtgaaggaaaaaggaTGTGCAGCTCCTATCTTCAGGGAGCTGGGTTTCAGGTGCTGTGAAACCTCCTCCGAGCTGTTCCTGGGGTGCTTTCTGGACTCTGTCCTTCAAACCCACATGTTGCCACTCTCACCTACCTGTTCTCTTTTCAGCCAAGAAGGAGGAAACTCCTGTACGACCCCCTGAGGAAAGACAGAGCTCTTTGGGGAGTTCCGGGTAAGTATCAAGACCTTGGCAGCTGGTGCCCAGCATGGAGGCCAGCCGAGCAagggcacagggcagctttCAGTCCTGGCAGGGTTTGAaatgtgctggggctgtgtctgTTGGCCCAGGAGGCTGAGCTTGTTGCTGGACTGGCAGTGAGGCTGTCGCTggactggcagagctggcactgaggGGGAAAAATTCGGAGAAGCTGTGATGGGCATGGCCAGGCTGTGCAAGTTTTATCCTTGCAGCTCTCTTGGATCTTCTGTCCTCGTGAACTGGCAGATTGAGTGGATGCCCCAGGTGTGGCGAGTGGGGCTGGGCTTTGCCTGCTGTGTTTGACAAAACTTCTTTCCCGCTCTCAGGCCTGAGACCCAGCAGGATGCACCAACCCAGCAGGATGCACCAACCCAGCAGGATGCACCAacccagcaggacaggaagCCCTCAGATGGCCTGCAGGCCTCTGAGCTGGCCAATGTGGCAGGTAATGAATATTTGGGGTGAGGTAGGGTATTCTGCCATGTAGTGGCAGGGCTGTTATGTATCTgtggggacaccttggggaATAAGGGGGGCTGGGACATGAGGGAGCCCTAGCTGGGTGAGTTGCAGCAAGGGGCTGCTCTTGTAAGCATTCTGGTGTTCTCCCAGGCCTCACGCCCCCAGCGACACCTCCTCACCAGCTCTGGAAGCCTTTGCCTGCTGTCTCATTGCTGGCCAAGACCAAGTCACCTGGGTCTGTGCCCCAGGAAGGGCCTCAGAAGACGACCAAGCTGATGAAAGCCAAGCCACTGCCCCCAAACAAGATCCAGGTGAAGACCATggtgccagcccctgccagcacagctcccagccacgTCTGCTCGGGAGACCATGACTACTGCATCCTAGGAACACCACGGCCCGAGAGCAGCAATATCTCTGGCATGCAGCCCTCTGCCAAGGGTGGCTCCCGCTGGAATGTCAAACACCACCGGGACATCACTATCAAACCCATCTCCTCCTTAACCAAACGGACGCTGGACCAACCTGAGCCCACCCCACCAGCCCCTAACACCActgtggggcacagccaggagcccTTGGGGATGGCCTGCATAGCTCCCCTGGATTATCGGACTACCATCCCCAACAAGGCCACCACTGTGTGCAGCAGTCCCCCCACCTCAGTGCTCCTGTCTCCAGCTGCATCCCCCTGCCGGGACCAGGAGGTGCGGActcccagtgcccagcccagccatgCTGCTGCTAAGCGGGCCCTGCGCTGCTACCGGAGACCCCAGGACTCACCCAGCCCCTCTAGCGACAGCTGGAGGGCTGGCCGGAGTCGTGCCAGCCGTTCCTTCAGCTCCAGTTCAGATGGAGCTAGCGAGTCCTCGTCTTCATCTTCATCCTCGTCCTCCCGATCCCGGTCACGGTCGCTCTCCCCACCCCCCAAACGGTGGCGAAGGTAAGCAGTGGATTGTTGCTTGCTCTTGGGGCAGTTATCCAGTGGCTGGTCTTTTGCAAGTGCCCAGACACATCTTTATGGTCCTACTAGATGGCTGGATTTGATCTTTTTGTCCTTGTGGCCCTTCTGAAGAGATGTTTGGCTCACAGAGGGTGGGGGAGCTCCAGCAACACCCTGCCCTTCCATTTCTGGCTGAAGCCCACATCCGGGCCCATGTATCTGCAAAGCCACCACTAAGCCAGACTTCCTTACTCCTTCTGGAACACGAGTCCATGTTACAAGTCCTTGGTTGCATCTTTGCTTTTGAATGCTTTTTCCTGGAGTATTATGGCAGGTGTTCTTATttgtgctgtggggctgctgcagcccttggtGTAGAAATGAGAGGAGCCACGGTGGAGCtctccagggagctgctggaggcaaGCAGGAAAAATCTGTCTGGCTTGGCTGCCTCGGGGGCTCCCTGTTCTCTTTATGCAGGTGGTTGTGTAGGAAAGTGGGACAGCTCGGTCTCTGTGGGGTGCATTTCTCTTGGAGTCTTTCTGCATCTGAGTGATgtgcagcctgtcccagctgggctgggaggcaCTGGAGCTGGTAAAGGGGTTCTCTTTCTGTCATTCTTTTGGTGTTCAGCTGGTTCTGGAGACATCCCTGGGCCTGTCCAACCAAGACTCCTTCACTGATGGTTAGTAAATGCAGAGGTTGGAGCTGGAAAGGGCAGGTATAAAAGTGCCATGTTCCATGAGGATTGTCAAGCAACATGTCTGGCTTGGCTTCCCAGCAAATCAGCTGGCATTGTGCTGGAAAATGTCTCCATGTACTGTGCCACCCTGACTTGCTGTCCTCCAGGAGAATAtgtggcagagccaggcagcaTGCCCTGCCAGGCCTGAGTTTGCCTATAGCCAGCATGTCTGGAGAGAGACTGTACTcctggctggaggcagcacagctTAATCCCAGATGTGTTTTGGTCCTGCTGtccttcagcttttcctggCCTCGCTGGAGCTCTTGGAGTCTCTGTTCACACGGCTGCCGAGCATGACATGGATGTGGTGTTGTCCTATGCATCGTGTGGGGCTCAGCACAGAAGTCCCAGCCCTTTCTGGGCCctcccagggacagccctgtgcTTCACAGTTCCCCCATGACTATTTATTGCTCTTGAGAAGCTATGCCACCTGTGAGCCTGCTCCCTTTTCTCTGTGGCATTGGGAACCAAATGGAGCAACATTTCTGTAGTGTTGTTGCTGCCCTGGCAATCTTGGGCAGAGGCTTACCCATCCGGGAGATGGGCCCTGTCCAAGTGGGATGCTGGATAACATGGGGATGACAGAGGTCTTCTTCTACTTTGGAGCCTCATGATGCTGGACAAAGGGAGGGCTCAGCTGTATCTCTCCTTCCCCCAGGTACCGCTCAAGATGTTCCCACAGCTCGTCCTCTCGCTCCAGCTGTGGGTCGTATGGCAGGTCCCGGGACAGGtcctcatcttcatcatcaACATCCTCCTACTCATCTAGGTCCACGTCCCGCAGCCAGTCCCGCTCTCCCTCGCCGCGCAGGAGGAGTAGCAGGTGGAGAAGGTGAGCGTGGCCACCCTGCAGGGGTGTGAGCTCTCCCCAGTCCATCTCCCAGCCTCCCGTGGAGGAGGGGTGGACCCTCTCCTTCAAGATCTCCCTTGTGTTTGGAATCACTCTTCTGACACTCCCATGATTCTGTAGCTCACGTGTCTGGTTTCTGCCCTGACAGATACAGTTATGAGGCACAGGACCACTACCAAAGGCAGAGGATCCTCCAGAAGGAACGTGCAATAGTGAGTGATGGAGGGCTGGGAATCTGAGGCTGGAAATTTGGGGGTCCACAGCCCTTCTGTCACTTCAGAAAGCCACAGGGGTGCAGCCTtgccagcagcacccctgggagGCCCTGGCCAGGGCACAGTGTGTGGGAGGCCATGCGGGGAGGGTGCTCTGTGCAAGAGGTCCTGCTCATGGATGGGGCATCCCTGCCCGCAGGAGGAGCGGCGAGTTGTGTTTATCGGCAAGATCCCCAGCAGGATGACACGGTCGGAGCTGCGGCACCGCTTCTCTGTGTTTGGGGACATTGAGGAGTGTACCCTGCATTTCCGCTCTGAAGGGTAAGAGCTGTGGGAAGATGGATCAGTCTCTTCCCAGGGATGACTCCTCTTGGCCCTTTTCCTATTACTCAAGGGGGTGTTGCAGACCAAGGGGGGACAAACATAACTGTTGCTGCTGATCTCCTCCAATGTCAGGGATAACTATGGCTTTGTCACCTACCGCTATGCTGAGGAAGCCTTCGCTGCCATCGAGAGTGGACACAAGCTGCGGCGCCCAGACGAGCAGCCCTTCGACCTGTGCTTTGGTGGCCGCAGGCAGTTCTGCAGGAGGAACTATGCCGACTTGGGTGAGTTGCACAACCTCCAAGTTAGGGGTTGGCCTCCCTGGGTCCTCCTCTTCTTTCCAGAGGCGTAGGAGTCCCCATACTTGGGGTCAGTCAGGGTTGGCAGCAGAGCCACATCCAAGAACAGTCCTGCCCTGAAGGGAGGCTGAATGGGGAGTCTCGGTGTCTCTCCAGCACTGTCTTGGAGGCTGGCCCAACTCTGGGTCTATAGGTTGGCAGGTGAAACAAGATAAGAAGTTTACTGTGGGAATAGCTGGAACTGTGCCAGTGTTTCCGTGGGCTCAAGACAGcctctccccttctcttccAGATTCAAACCGGGAGGATTTTGACCCAGCTCCTGTCAAGAGCAAGTTTGACTCCCTGGATTTCGacactctgctgcagcaggcacagcgCAGCCTGCGGAGGTAGCAGCAGGCAAGGCGGAGCACCCGCCCCCT
This window harbors:
- the PPRC1 gene encoding peroxisome proliferator-activated receptor gamma coactivator-related protein 1, producing MAARRGGAVPAANGAGAGATAAAAAPRGLASGGALHEPLFRSGSPLQEEDLNLTSLDAETILEAEEILGTMQNYLDSSVISIIEDLSLSEQSKACLDAQNELSLLTAITEILDSTDDETLSPFDTIMDAELLTSPRERENPSFQKFLSLSRPLLERESPTLEQPKALRPLSSSSVSVVGKTDTDVAWDRAAHGLEDPMLPKKQVCSTPRAERKVGRHRAREQPLPQRSDGEEEEEDTALSVELDSSMEAVDFCVSEAGAVLEEHEDPCIINTGDVSLSELVKSMHPYCLPTFTVCLDPDAEPVAKELLSSPVLLEIVPGEGESVEIPVVLQPLAPSSPDLEPQLLGVEESTRESIPEDQGELPGAPTQENGVEGEEKEKLPQKEPSCTIPEATSPLETVTPGALGPKSSSWHSTEAPAGGKRESSEKGRGRERARKSRKKKAEEDQRKQARPGRDCVAHRLRSAGSGQPHVQAAGGRQRAECPSVQVSDFLAQQLERARKEGQMELHAERAPRPRGRPQSTAGTFLPKKVKQEVQKESTPETMNVALEKNKTLVPLEKTAPSMEGQPAAACPSLTDQTEGQGDAQPSAEQSSGVLEAASQLPEQGVGLEPAQSLPAAEPSEGLPKEAKPKALSLHEYRIRMLHRQPSTGGSQEGKKQVANKWPSVPEPPTELAEIPCLVSPMRSATEADGAQKGPDKPTSPAAVPPPASKAPTALTSTPAPATVPPPPSTPMPFVAPNVPPAAGVAPTGMPPASAGAYALYPPVPSWPCFSPQPMGCHGLPPPPSASSSSTFHVVPGIPPPAMAWPPPPVPPPPPFGPGGPYAPVGWAPPSYWPGIPMPPPVPSLAYMDPGAAVQAATAFPAGSHPGTALLHGQPPATPMLSCPEPPPFPAQSPAAPTSEMGTAGGPARPAAGRVSGPRRQARLAGESSLPKAPLAPGPVQPLPAPSAATAQPSRVSSALPAPQAVPTQPPEEPQAAAANQLPKEPPNAVCCPTEVSPAPVGESPGTYVVEKAVGPGKEAVEKALLEPKAAAGQELPGQKSTSQAVAPPPKAGRESSLPTKAPTVRPWRHQPLLSPAQPSNSSKDIVQAFISEIGIEATDLSSLLEQFEKSEAKKEETPVRPPEERQSSLGSSGPETQQDAPTQQDAPTQQDAPTQQDRKPSDGLQASELANVAGLTPPATPPHQLWKPLPAVSLLAKTKSPGSVPQEGPQKTTKLMKAKPLPPNKIQVKTMVPAPASTAPSHVCSGDHDYCILGTPRPESSNISGMQPSAKGGSRWNVKHHRDITIKPISSLTKRTLDQPEPTPPAPNTTVGHSQEPLGMACIAPLDYRTTIPNKATTVCSSPPTSVLLSPAASPCRDQEVRTPSAQPSHAAAKRALRCYRRPQDSPSPSSDSWRAGRSRASRSFSSSSDGASESSSSSSSSSSRSRSRSLSPPPKRWRRYRSRCSHSSSSRSSCGSYGRSRDRSSSSSSTSSYSSRSTSRSQSRSPSPRRRSSRWRRYSYEAQDHYQRQRILQKERAIEERRVVFIGKIPSRMTRSELRHRFSVFGDIEECTLHFRSEGDNYGFVTYRYAEEAFAAIESGHKLRRPDEQPFDLCFGGRRQFCRRNYADLDSNREDFDPAPVKSKFDSLDFDTLLQQAQRSLRR